AAATATTAAAAAGACAAACAAAGAGCAGTAAAATTATTGAATTTTAGGATAATTTTTAAATAAAATTGGCCTTAAAAAATTATTGCAAGTTTTATATAAACTTGCCTAAAAGGAGAGAAAATGAGTCTAAATTTAGAAATTAAAACAAAACTAAAGCTAAACTATCAAGATTTCGAAGAAAAAATTACTGAATTTCATGACAGAATCAACAATAAGAATAGTCCTGATATTAATTATTTGGGTTGAAATCAATTTCCTGATATTGCTATAAACTTTTCCGAAATTGAAAAAATGAAAAATATAGTGGAAAATTTACACAAAAATTCTATAAATATTTTAGTTGTTATTGGAATTGGAGGTTCCTATTTGGGAGCAAAAGCAGCTATTGATTTTATTCTAGGATTAGGCCCTTTTAAAAAAAGGCCTGAAGTTATTTTTTTAGGGAATTCGCTTTCTTCTACAGATTTACACCAAAAAATCGACTATCTAAAAACAAAAAACTTTGCTATCAATGTTATTTCTAAATCAGGATCAACGATAGAACCAGCGCTTACCTTTCAAATTTTATATCAATTTTTAGTTAATCAAATTGGCGAAAAACAAGCAAAAACAAGAGTTTTTGTAACAACTAGTATAAAATCAGGCGAGCTTTTAGAAATCGCAAAAGCTAATAGTTTTGAAATTTTTGAGGTCATTGAATCAATTGGTGGTCGTTTTAGCGTTTTGTCATCAGTTAGCTTTTTCCCGTTAATTTTTGTAAATATTAATGTTCATGAAATTATTCAAGGGGCAAAAGATGCTCATACAAAATATTCAACCAGCTCAATATCGGAAAATTACGCTTATAAATACGCTCTTTTTCGATTTTTACTTTATAAAAAGTTCAATTATAAAATGGAAATTCTAATTGCTTATGAACCTTTTATGCTGTATTTTAACGAGTGATGAAAACAACTTTTTGGTGAATCTGAGGGAAAAAATCTTAAAGGAATTTTTCCAACTTCGGCAATTTTTACAACAGATTTGCACTCTCTTGGCCAATTTATTCAAGAAGGGAGTAAAAATTTTTTCCAAACTGTTATTTATATTGAAAAACCAAAATTTGATCTTGAAATTAAAAAAGTTGTCCAATTTGACTCAAAAATTAATACACTTTCAGGAAAAACAGTAAGTAAAATCAATTATCAAGCATTTTTAGCAACTACGTTGGCTCATTCCAAAGAGGGGAATAACCCAAATTTGTTACTACAAATTAAAGATAGTTCGGCAAAATCTTTCGGTCATCTAGTAATGTTTTTTGAAAAGGCTTGTGCAATGTCGGCTTATTTGCTTGGCGTTAATCCCTTTGATCAGCCGGGAGTTGAAAGTTATAAAAAGGAATTGAAAAAAAATTTAGGTTGAAATAACTAGTTTCTAAATTTTTCTTACTTTTTTATAAATTAAAAATTATTAACAGAATATTCAAATCTGCTGAAATTAAGATTTTTTTGGCTAGTTTTAAAAATTTACAAACTTTATTGTTTGAAATTAAAAATAAAATGTTATTTTTACTTTTTTATATTTAACTTTTTATATAAAACTTAACAGAAAACTTAATTTTTCCCCGCGAAAAAAACGCATTCTTAGCCTTGTTAAGATATGATATAATTTTCATTATGTATTTAAACGAAAAAAAACAAATATTATCATTGGTTAGAAATCACGCAATTACCCACTTAATTCTTCGTGCAGTAAAAT
The sequence above is a segment of the Mesomycoplasma flocculare ATCC 27399 genome. Coding sequences within it:
- a CDS encoding glucose-6-phosphate isomerase codes for the protein MSLNLEIKTKLKLNYQDFEEKITEFHDRINNKNSPDINYLGWNQFPDIAINFSEIEKMKNIVENLHKNSINILVVIGIGGSYLGAKAAIDFILGLGPFKKRPEVIFLGNSLSSTDLHQKIDYLKTKNFAINVISKSGSTIEPALTFQILYQFLVNQIGEKQAKTRVFVTTSIKSGELLEIAKANSFEIFEVIESIGGRFSVLSSVSFFPLIFVNINVHEIIQGAKDAHTKYSTSSISENYAYKYALFRFLLYKKFNYKMEILIAYEPFMLYFNEWWKQLFGESEGKNLKGIFPTSAIFTTDLHSLGQFIQEGSKNFFQTVIYIEKPKFDLEIKKVVQFDSKINTLSGKTVSKINYQAFLATTLAHSKEGNNPNLLLQIKDSSAKSFGHLVMFFEKACAMSAYLLGVNPFDQPGVESYKKELKKNLGWNN